The following is a genomic window from Pedobacter sp. KBS0701.
GCTCCGCTGAGCACGTTGTGATTCCCGCCTGCGCGAGAATGACGGGCAATGAAATAAAATTCTATCCTTAAATGTTAGATTTTACTTTTGAGACAGCCTCATGATAACCACCTTAATAAATATGTAAAAAACAAATATAGAATTGATAAAAGACGTGTCTATACTATAATTTTTCGTACCAGAACCTAAATAAGGCTTAAATTTAAAATATTGTGTCTTATAGCCCGGGTTTATTTCCTGATCGCCTTTTCCCAAATAACAGATTGTTTGCCCGAAAAGTAGCGGTATGCACCGGCAACTACCGCATAATTCATCATGCAGAAATAATAAGGAACAAATAAGATTTTCAATCTGATTTTCTTTTTCTCCAGCCAAAGCCCGGAAAGTGCCATCAGGTAAAACAAGGTCTGCAGCAAAAACAGCATATCATATATTTCGCTCCCGGGCTGTGCTACCAGTATGATATTACTGAGATAAGCAGCGATGAGTGCCAGCGGCGCGAGCGTCCACCTGAGCACACGGTGACTGATGTACTGGAAAGCAAGCACAGGGTCTCTGAAAGGGTTCAAAACCGATTTTAACCAGATAACCGACTGGATCCCTCCGGCACCAATCCTAACCTTACGCTTGAGTTCTTCACCAATATTTGCAGAGGACGTTTCCTGTGCGAAAGCTTTTGGTTCGTATCTGATGCGGTAACCTTTTTCTGCGATCCGCATCGAGATCATAAAGTCATCAAGTACACTTTCTTGCGGTACAGGTTGATAAAGTGATCTTCTGATGCTATATAATTCACCTGCCGCACCCACTACGGTATGAAGCTCTGAATCCCATTCTTTCAGTTTCGATTCATATTTCCAATAAATCCCCTCTCCGGCAGTAGCATCCGCGTGTTCATCAGCGTATACTTTTTTTTCTCCTGCAACCCCGCCGATACGTTCATCCGCATAATGTTTACAAAGATGGAACAGGGCATCAGTATTCAGGAAGGTATTGGCATCAGTGAAAACGACAAGATCAGTATCAACACGATCCATTACGCGATGTACAGCTGCTATTTTTCCCTTGCGACCGGAGGAATGCATCAGGTGAATCTGCTGATAACGCGCAACAATTTCTGGCGTACGGTCTGTTGAACCATCTGTAACAAAAATCATCTGGAGCTTTCCCGCAGGATAATGAAGGGCCAGGGTATTATTAATCTTCTCCTCGATAAAATCCTGCTCGTTGAAAGCGGCTACAATAAGCGTACAGGTTGGCAGTTCCTCATCACTGAAAACTTTAGGTACGCCGGGAGCAAATACACGTTTAACCAAAATCATAAAATATAGTAAAATCCCATAGCCGATATAGGTATAGAAGACCAGCAGAATAGAGATAATAAAGAGAATATGCATAAGATAATTATGTTTGGTATGTGTTAAGTTCTATTGAAATGAATTGGTACTGTTGCTGAGGTTCCAATAGACAGCCCTGCAGATGGCAGCGATATGCTTAAACTTGCCCCTGATCAGAAAGCGTAAAAAGTTTCTTGGAAAAACAATCAGACCAAAATAAATGCAGAACAGCACCTGTTTATAAAAAACGAAATGCTTTCTTACCAACAATATACGGTTTCTGTTCATATAATAAATTTTTAGTGGGCTATCTGCCCCAACAGAAACAGATTCCTTGTGGTAAATCAGGGCAGAGGTATTCACCCTGATCTTAAACCCTGCTTTCCGGATGTTCAGGCTCCAATCCATTTCTTCATAATAGAGAAAAAAGTTTTCCGCCATTAGCCCTGCGCGCTGACAGGCTTCACGGGATACCATCATTGCGGCACCATGTGCAAAAGCGGTGATAAAGACCCTGTGGTCATACTGCCCTTTGTCATCCTCGAACTGGCCCACACACTGGTTTCTTGCAGTAATGGAGGTGAGTTCTGTGAAACCAACATACTGGATTTTCCCGGGATGCTCAAAATACCTGATTTTTGGGCAAACTATCCCCGTATCAGGAAAATCCTGAAAAGTCCCAACCAGTGTTTCCAACAGACCAGCAGTAAATTCAGTATCATTATTAACAAGGAAAAGGTAATCTCCATCTGCTGCTCCTATGCCCAGGTTGTTTCCTCCTGCAAACCCAAGGTTCACCTCCGAGTGAATAAAGTTAACCTGAGGATACCTGTCCTGCCAAATGGGAATAAAATTTTCACTGCTGCCATTATCAACAATGATGATCTCTATATTAGGGTAAGTGTTTGTTGTGAAAATGGAGTCAAGTAATTGCCCGGTTACCGCTGGCTGGTTATAATTCACACTGATAATGGAAATTTTTTTGCCTGGCAGATTTTCAATCAGATTCATCATCGGTCGGTTACGCGTGTGGAAAGTTGTGGTCCATTTTTAAATTGCTCTTCTGTCTGCCGGTTTTGAGTATTTTCTTACGGCTACCTGGTTACCATGCCCGTCTATTTTTAACAATGATCAAATTTATAATAATAATAGTACTAAAAAGACTTAAAAGTTCAGTAAGGCGAAGCTATCTGGTAAATTTACGAACCAATCCAAATTATTTATCGCCATAATATTATCTTTACCACCGATTTACAACTGGGCGCTCTGCTGAAATGACCCGATTATTTAATAAAAAATTGCATTTATAAGTGTTCTGTTTATATCTTAGATTTTTTGAAATTTAGACCTGCATGCTCTTTAATTCCCTCAGTTTTTTTCTGTTTTTTACTACGGTCCTTCTACTTTACTATTTTTTGCCAAAAAAATATGTGTGGATGATGTTGCTGGCTGCCAGCCTGTTTTTTTACATGTGCTGGAAATGGGAATACATCTTTCTGCTCTTCTTCCCGGCAACCATAGATTTTTTCGTGGCCAGACAGATAGAGAAAACCACACCGCAGCGGCGAAAAAAGCTGCTCCTTTGCATCAGTATCGTCACCAACCTCGGGCTTCTTTTCTACTTTAAGTATTTTAATTTTTTTCTGGACAGCATTAATACAACAGCTGTATTATTTGGAGGCCAGGCCTTATTGCATAGTGCGAAGATTCTTCTTCCCGTTGGGATCTCCTTCTACACCTTTCAGAGTATAAGCTACACTGTAGAGGTTTACCGGGGAAATATGCCTGCAGAAAAGAATTTTGGCAGGTTCGCTCTTTTTGTGTCCTTTTTCCCCCAGCTGGTAGCAGGTCCGATCAACCGTCCGCAGGTACTTCTTCCCCAGGTTAATAACCTAAAGCCGCTCGAGGCTGACAACCTGATTATTGGGGCCAGGAGAATATTGTGGGGGCTGTTTAAAAAAGTAGTGGTAGCAGACAGGCTGGCTTTTTTTGTCAACCTGGTATATAACAATCCCGAATCATACCATGGCTTATCCATCCTTTGTGCAACAATATTTTTTGCTTTTCAGATCTACTGCGATTTTTCGGGTTATTCCGATATTGCCATAGGGGTAGCCAAAATGATGGGAATTGATCTGATGAGAAATTTTAACAAGCCCTATTTCTCTTCATCTATACGCGAATTCTGGAGCAAATGGCATATTTCCCTGTCTACCTGGTTCAGGGATTATCTTTATATCCCATTGGGAGGAAATAAGGTTGGGATGAGCCGCTGGATATTTAACCTGTTCATTACCTTTCTGGTGTCAGGGGTCTGGCACGGGGCGAGCATAAACTTCATTATCTGGGGAGCACTGCATGGCCTGCTGATCTCGCTTGAATCCTTAAATCAGCGAAAGAAGTTCTTCAATTTTAAACTCCCGCTATGGATGGGTACACTCTGGACATTCTCAGCGGTATGTTTTGCATGGATCTTTTTCAGGGCAAACAACCTCCATGATTCCTTCACCATCATCAAAAATCTTTTTGACTATGGTCATTCCTTTATCGCAGAGGTAAAACAATCAACGGGGACTGATCTTTACAACTTTGCTGTAGGCTTCCCGCTGATATTCCTACTGCTCATTTTTGAAGGCTTTTGGGGAAACCGGAAGGTACAGTATTATTTCTATGCCTACCGGTCGGTACGCTTTTTAAGCTATCTTACTCTGATCCTCCTCATCGCGATGTTCGGGGTACTGGTATCACAGAGCAGTTTCATTTATTTTCAATTCTAGCCATGAAGAATTTTTTTATTCAGCTATTTAAACTACTCCTGATCTGCTATCTCATCTTCTGGTTGCTGGATGAAGGTTTTACTTATGTATTTCAGAAAGGCAATTACACCAAGATCCAATGGCTGGACAAGATCAGCAACCGAGACTTCGATTTTGCCGTTCATGGAAATTCAAGAGCGTATACCTCACTTGATCTAAAAATGATAGAAGAACAGACGCATAAGAAAGGGATCAATATTTCAGTAGACGGAAGTTCGATCACCGACCAGTACCTGATGCTAAAGCTATTTATATTAAAAAATAACAAAATCAAAAAATTATATCTGCAGATAGACCCCTTCTCATCAAATACAGAAGAGATTTTTGATTTTGCTGTTCCTAAATTTTTTCCATATCTCAAAGAACCCGTGGTATTTGACCATTTCAAACAGTTTGGCTATGAATGGTATGCTTACAGGTATATACCCTTTTACAGGTATGCCAAATACAATACGCTATGGGGAATTCACGAGGTAATTAATGACGGATTTAACATCCTGCCCCAGGATTTCGACAGCTATGGAGATTTCTTCTATCCTAACGCCGGCTATAAAGGGCCCACGAAGCTGAGAGACCTGACTTTCGAATTGAAAGGGAAATACAAATTCCTGAATGACATCATTGCGCTCTGTAAGGCTAATAAAATTGAGCTTATCCTATTTACCGCACCTGTGGCCGACATTAAAATTGATGAGAAGTATAAACAGAATATAGCTGAATTTACCCTGCAGATGAGAAGGGATAAAGGGGTTGAATATTTAAATTTTGGAGACATTTATAAGCATGATCCAACATTCTTTTATAACGAAATCCACATTAACCAAAAAGGTGCAGAAGATTTCACAAAACGTATGATGCCTGTTTTTGCAAGGTAATGAATATTGCCAGCTGCTGGCCTTAATTCATTTACCCTTTCAGAAAATTAACCGCCAAATACTCTTGATATTCTTTTTAAAGAGCCCTTTATCAGTCCCCCGTCAATCTGTATTCTTCTGTCGGTGGTCCATGTCAGCGCCCTGATATCGGTAACCAGGTGGAGTTTCCCGAAGCCCTTATCGCGCAACTTTAGTGCGAGCCAGCCATCCTCATTCGTTCCCTCTGGATGGTCAAAACCGTCTACGGCAATTCCCTGCTCCCGTCTAAAGCCCGAATTAAATCCATAAACATTTACGGCCTCGTCTTTAAAAACCTTGTTGATCCATCGTGAAAATCTTGCCACGTGCTCATAAATGAAATAGGTTCCGCGACCTGTTTCTGCAATAGGCAAAAAAGCGAATCTTCCGTAGGTAAGTGAAACCCCTGCATTCTCCAGGGGCCTGGTCATCTGTTCGATCCAGTCTGCAGGATAAATGGTATCAGCATCAGCGTTCAGTATGTATTTACCCCTGGCGACGGCAAGACCTGAATTACGTGCAAAAGTTATTCCCTGTCTGCCCTCCAGGATACATTGTACACCGGTGCTCCTCACCAGAGCTTCCGTGTCATCAGTAGAATTATTGTTCACTACAATAATTTCCACCACTCTTTTTGTTTTATTGGCAGCCAGAGAGGCAAGAGTAGGTAGAATATTATCCTCCTCATTAAATGCCGGCATCACCACCGAAACTTCCGGGATACCATTAGAAATCGTTTGGTAAGCAGCATTAGCCTTAGCGCCCAACTCCTCCAGGGTAAACCGTTTATCAATAAACTGGGTAATATGTTCGGGAACTTTTATTGGCCACATGGTTTGAATTTTAAAACACAATATTAAATAAATACTTCAATAGTTTTAATGCATCGGTTATATTTGATCACGCAACCAGGATAAAAACTGCAAATTTTAGAGCATTGAGGTGTAAAAGATGAATAACAATTTTAATTCCTTAAATTTGCACGTTCTACCGAAACAAAAAGCCTCTAATTCAAACGAATGTCCAAACAAAGAGAAACTATCCACATTGTTATAGCAACGGATAACCACTACGCAATTTTATTGGCACCCTTGATCAGATCGGTACAGGTCAATCACAAAACCGGTGAGCAGATTGCTTTTGCGATTATTGATAACGGAATTTCCAGGATAAACCTTCAAAAGCTGAGATCAATGGTTGACGGGAATGATTATATCCTCACCTTTCATGATATGCAATCGGTACTTCCGGAAGGCATCCACCTTCCCCTGGACGGTACCGGGATGCCGCAGATTACCTATATGCGTATGTTTGCTCCTTATATTGTAGGCAGTAGCGCAAAACGTGTAATCTATCTGGATGTTGACATGATTGTGAACAGGGATATCGCTGAGCTATGGGCGGTGGAACTGGATGGCAGGACCGTTGGCTGTGTACAGGACCATTCGGCAACGGTAAGTTGCGAATGGGCAGGAATACCCAACTACCGGGAACTTGGGCTCGATCCGGAGACAAAATATTTCAATGCAGGCCTGCTGGTAATTGATATCGATAAATGGAAAAAAGAAAATATCCCGCAAAAAATACTGACCTGCGTGGAGGAAAATAAAGATTCGCTACTTTTAGCAGATCAATACGCCCTTAATGTGGTTTTCGCCAATAGCTGGAAAGAGCTCGATCACCGTTGGAACTGCAAAGCCGGTGTAGATGTAAAGGATCCCTTTATCATGCATTTTATTGATATTAAGCCGATATATTCATCTTACAATGGAAGTCAGTTTTACAAAAATGAATTTTTCCGCTATCTTAAAATGACACCCTGGGCAGACTTTAAAATTGTTCCCAATTATGTAAGGATTTTTAGAAAAGGGTTTTACAAAGTAAAAAAAACAGTCAAAAAAATCTTTGCTTTGAAATAAAATAATAATTTTATCAATGTTCACCATCCGTTTTCGTCAACTGCACCTTTAAAAGGTCAAAAACCGGAAGCGGAAATCTTTTCCAGTTAACACGATCAATACATGCAGTCAGAAGAGTTCAATTTTTCACAGGTCACCTTGCTGGTCACCCATTACAACAGGCCTGCATCTCTGGCCAGATTACTTTCCAGTTTCGCTTCACTGGGCTGCAGGTTTGGGGAAATTATCGTATCCGATGACTGCAGTACAGCCGAAAATCTCCTGTTGGTAAAAAAGCTCGGGGCAGAATTTGGATTCAGGCTCATTACCACGCCAGCTAATGCCGGACTCGGAAATAATATCAATAAAGGACAACGAAATGCGACCCTTCCACTGACACTTTATGTACAGGAAGATTTCGTTCCGCTCGCCCTGTTTCCGGAGAAACTCTCTGCATCAATCCGTTTTATGCAGGATGACCCTGCTCTGGATATCGTTCGGTTTTATGCCTATCAGCGTTTTCCATTTTTGAAAACATTTGCCCAGGGGTTTTCTGAAATGTATTTTAACCCTGCAGACATCTGGAGTACCTATAATAAATTCTACCTATACAGTGACCATCCACACCTTAGAAGAAGTGACTTTTTAGAAAAATTTGGAAACTATAAGGAAGGGGTTAATGTGGAAAAGGCGGAATATAGTATGATGATGTCATTTCTCAAACGCAAGGGCAAAGGATTATTCTATGAGGATTTTAAAGGTCTTTTTGAGCAAAAAAACTCAAGTGAAGAGCCCAGCACCTTTAAGCGGAACTGGAAGAGACATCCCTCCAATATTCTGATAGGAGTGGCCAGGCACCTTTACAGGCACATTAAATTCAACCTCAACTATTATTTTTAAGATTGGCCGGCACAGTCTTGTCTTTTTGATTAATGTTAACTTTATCCAGTAGGTGCCAGCTAAAATTAAGTAGTACCCTGGCTGGCATTAAAACAGAACAATGAGAGTGGCTACAAAACACCGTTTGACATGCTAAGGAAAATGATTATCAAAATTTTAGGTTTATATACAAAAATCCGGCACTATAACGTTCCCGCGAGTTACCGTTATTTTTTCAGGGATACCTATCTTTGCCAGGTGATCCAGTGGAAATACCTGATCAGGGATTATGTGATTAAAAAACCCTATAAGAAAATAAGCTTTAGCGGGGAGTTTACTCCTGACATCGCCTTTGCACTTCCATTTGCATACTGGCATTTCAAAAACGGGACTTTATTACAGACCGAGGGCGCAAAATATACCTCCGAACTGTATTTCTTTTCAGCAGACCATCTTGAAACTTTTGCCACCCGGACAACAACCGGAAACTATAATTTTGAGACACCGAGGATTCTTTATAGCCAGAATTACA
Proteins encoded in this region:
- a CDS encoding glycosyltransferase family 2 protein, with amino-acid sequence MHILFIISILLVFYTYIGYGILLYFMILVKRVFAPGVPKVFSDEELPTCTLIVAAFNEQDFIEEKINNTLALHYPAGKLQMIFVTDGSTDRTPEIVARYQQIHLMHSSGRKGKIAAVHRVMDRVDTDLVVFTDANTFLNTDALFHLCKHYADERIGGVAGEKKVYADEHADATAGEGIYWKYESKLKEWDSELHTVVGAAGELYSIRRSLYQPVPQESVLDDFMISMRIAEKGYRIRYEPKAFAQETSSANIGEELKRKVRIGAGGIQSVIWLKSVLNPFRDPVLAFQYISHRVLRWTLAPLALIAAYLSNIILVAQPGSEIYDMLFLLQTLFYLMALSGLWLEKKKIRLKILFVPYYFCMMNYAVVAGAYRYFSGKQSVIWEKAIRK
- a CDS encoding glycosyltransferase family 8 protein, coding for MSKQRETIHIVIATDNHYAILLAPLIRSVQVNHKTGEQIAFAIIDNGISRINLQKLRSMVDGNDYILTFHDMQSVLPEGIHLPLDGTGMPQITYMRMFAPYIVGSSAKRVIYLDVDMIVNRDIAELWAVELDGRTVGCVQDHSATVSCEWAGIPNYRELGLDPETKYFNAGLLVIDIDKWKKENIPQKILTCVEENKDSLLLADQYALNVVFANSWKELDHRWNCKAGVDVKDPFIMHFIDIKPIYSSYNGSQFYKNEFFRYLKMTPWADFKIVPNYVRIFRKGFYKVKKTVKKIFALK
- a CDS encoding glycosyltransferase, with protein sequence MQSEEFNFSQVTLLVTHYNRPASLARLLSSFASLGCRFGEIIVSDDCSTAENLLLVKKLGAEFGFRLITTPANAGLGNNINKGQRNATLPLTLYVQEDFVPLALFPEKLSASIRFMQDDPALDIVRFYAYQRFPFLKTFAQGFSEMYFNPADIWSTYNKFYLYSDHPHLRRSDFLEKFGNYKEGVNVEKAEYSMMMSFLKRKGKGLFYEDFKGLFEQKNSSEEPSTFKRNWKRHPSNILIGVARHLYRHIKFNLNYYF
- a CDS encoding MBOAT family protein produces the protein MPKKYVWMMLLAASLFFYMCWKWEYIFLLFFPATIDFFVARQIEKTTPQRRKKLLLCISIVTNLGLLFYFKYFNFFLDSINTTAVLFGGQALLHSAKILLPVGISFYTFQSISYTVEVYRGNMPAEKNFGRFALFVSFFPQLVAGPINRPQVLLPQVNNLKPLEADNLIIGARRILWGLFKKVVVADRLAFFVNLVYNNPESYHGLSILCATIFFAFQIYCDFSGYSDIAIGVAKMMGIDLMRNFNKPYFSSSIREFWSKWHISLSTWFRDYLYIPLGGNKVGMSRWIFNLFITFLVSGVWHGASINFIIWGALHGLLISLESLNQRKKFFNFKLPLWMGTLWTFSAVCFAWIFFRANNLHDSFTIIKNLFDYGHSFIAEVKQSTGTDLYNFAVGFPLIFLLLIFEGFWGNRKVQYYFYAYRSVRFLSYLTLILLIAMFGVLVSQSSFIYFQF
- a CDS encoding glycosyltransferase family 2 protein gives rise to the protein MMNLIENLPGKKISIISVNYNQPAVTGQLLDSIFTTNTYPNIEIIIVDNGSSENFIPIWQDRYPQVNFIHSEVNLGFAGGNNLGIGAADGDYLFLVNNDTEFTAGLLETLVGTFQDFPDTGIVCPKIRYFEHPGKIQYVGFTELTSITARNQCVGQFEDDKGQYDHRVFITAFAHGAAMMVSREACQRAGLMAENFFLYYEEMDWSLNIRKAGFKIRVNTSALIYHKESVSVGADSPLKIYYMNRNRILLVRKHFVFYKQVLFCIYFGLIVFPRNFLRFLIRGKFKHIAAICRAVYWNLSNSTNSFQ
- a CDS encoding glycosyltransferase family 2 protein; protein product: MWPIKVPEHITQFIDKRFTLEELGAKANAAYQTISNGIPEVSVVMPAFNEEDNILPTLASLAANKTKRVVEIIVVNNNSTDDTEALVRSTGVQCILEGRQGITFARNSGLAVARGKYILNADADTIYPADWIEQMTRPLENAGVSLTYGRFAFLPIAETGRGTYFIYEHVARFSRWINKVFKDEAVNVYGFNSGFRREQGIAVDGFDHPEGTNEDGWLALKLRDKGFGKLHLVTDIRALTWTTDRRIQIDGGLIKGSLKRISRVFGG